One segment of Methylotuvimicrobium sp. KM2 DNA contains the following:
- a CDS encoding helix-turn-helix domain-containing protein, producing MAATQQNQDISFHVDALIDTDGAAKLLNIPRGTLIKWRCTGENNIPYVRIGRLIKYRTTALLEYVERHTHNA from the coding sequence ATGGCTGCAACACAACAAAACCAAGATATTTCATTTCACGTTGACGCGCTTATTGATACCGATGGAGCGGCAAAACTGCTTAATATCCCGCGTGGCACTTTAATCAAATGGCGCTGTACCGGCGAAAACAATATTCCATACGTTCGTATCGGTCGATTAATTAAATACAGAACAACCGCCTTATTAGAGTATGTCGAACGACATACCCATAACGCATAA
- a CDS encoding integrase family protein, translating into MANKINFTQQRIEKLKAPENGRVDYHDTGFPKLICRVSSTGVKTFAVLKWDGRTSKRVTLGRFPDLSVADARKLAGEALSSLANGIDPVEEKRKERLSGMTLSELLESYLKNKNDLREASILDYRKKINQGFADWLDKPINTITRDMVLVKRNGFKGARDNKLRVLRVLMNYATKTLKAIDNNPVDILTDGKLWARPKRRKRMIGSDDMKAWYEAVLGLDNEKAKLYLLLLLHTGLRDQDVRYLEWLDVDFKNDSFLVRDTKNHTDFTAYIAPQIKPYLRGLQALTGDSRFVFPGESGDGVMNQPRKQIKKVIDQSGVEFSPHDLKRTFLTIGEAAMIPFSLLKALANHKTDNDVTGGYINPESKTMKAATFKIADYIEQHVLSSDENVVTLKRSLTQ; encoded by the coding sequence ATGGCAAATAAAATAAATTTCACACAGCAGCGGATTGAAAAATTAAAGGCACCGGAAAATGGTCGTGTTGATTATCATGATACCGGATTCCCAAAGTTGATTTGTCGAGTTAGCAGCACAGGAGTTAAGACTTTTGCGGTTTTAAAATGGGACGGTCGAACATCAAAGCGCGTTACGTTGGGGCGGTTCCCTGATTTGTCGGTAGCGGATGCCAGAAAACTTGCAGGAGAAGCTCTTTCCTCCCTAGCCAATGGCATTGACCCAGTGGAAGAAAAGCGCAAGGAGAGACTGTCGGGAATGACGCTTTCGGAACTGCTTGAATCCTACTTAAAAAATAAAAACGACTTGCGGGAAGCATCAATATTGGATTACCGCAAAAAAATCAATCAAGGCTTTGCCGATTGGCTGGACAAACCTATCAACACAATAACGCGGGACATGGTTCTTGTGAAGCGCAATGGCTTTAAAGGAGCCAGAGACAACAAACTTCGAGTATTGCGTGTACTGATGAATTACGCCACCAAGACACTGAAGGCGATTGATAATAACCCGGTTGACATCCTCACTGATGGGAAGCTATGGGCAAGACCGAAACGACGAAAGCGGATGATTGGCAGCGATGATATGAAGGCATGGTACGAGGCCGTTTTGGGTTTGGATAACGAAAAGGCAAAGCTCTATTTGTTACTGTTGCTTCACACCGGATTGCGCGATCAGGATGTTAGATATTTAGAATGGCTGGACGTGGATTTTAAGAACGATTCCTTTCTTGTTCGAGACACAAAAAACCATACAGACTTCACTGCCTACATTGCGCCGCAAATCAAACCGTACTTACGAGGATTACAGGCATTAACGGGCGACAGTCGATTCGTATTTCCAGGCGAAAGTGGTGATGGCGTAATGAATCAGCCGCGCAAGCAGATCAAAAAGGTAATCGATCAATCCGGCGTCGAGTTCTCACCGCATGACCTGAAACGAACCTTTCTAACGATTGGCGAAGCGGCCATGATTCCATTCAGCTTACTCAAAGCGCTGGCGAACCACAAAACCGACAACGACGTGACCGGCGGTTACATCAATCCCGAAAGCAAGACCATGAAGGCGGCAACCTTCAAGATTGCCGATTATATTGAACAGCATGTCTTATCGAGCGATGAGAACGTTGTTACTTTAAAACGGAGTTTAACGCAGTGA